ATTGTCAAAATCGGAATCTGTGTAATACTTCCGCTCTTACCCTTGAGTCTTCCGGCGCGTTCATACATTGTGGCCAAGTCCGTATATAAATAGCCTGGGTAACCTCTACGGCCGGGGACTTCTTTACGTGCTGCTGAAATTTCGCGTAAGGCCTCGCAATAGTTCGTCAAGTCCGTTAATATTACAACAACGTGCATATTGCATTCAAATGCGAGATATTCTGCTGCTGTAAGTGCGATTCTGGGCGTTGAAATTCTTTCGATCGCAGGGTCATCGGCCAAGTTGATATATAAGACTGTCCGCTGAAGTGCGCCTGTTTTCCTGAAGTCATCCATAAAGAATGAAGCCTCTTCAAACGTGATGCCCATCGCCGCGAAAACAACCGCAAAATCTTCATGACCGCTGATAACTGTTGCTTGACGTGCAATCTGCGCAGCCATTCTATTATGAGGAAGTCCCGACGCTGAGAAAATCGGTAATTTCTGACCTCTGACCATCGGGTTAAGGCCGTCAATTGTTGATATTCCTGTCTGTATGAACTCTGACGGATAATCGCGCGAAAATGGATTCATCGGCATTCCGTTAATGTCTAAATTTTGTTCAGCGATTAAAGGTGCTCCGCCGTCAATGGGTTCACCGCGTCCGTTAAAGACTCGTCCGAGCATATCTTTAGAAACCGGAAGTGTTAAGACTTTGCCGAGAAATCTTACTTTTGTGTCCTCGTTCTCGATTCCTGATGTACCCTCGAAGACCTGAACTAATGCGCGGTCAGACTCGATCTCAAGGACTCTGCCTCTACGTTTTTCGCCGTTCGACAGTGAAATTTCTACAAGCTCGTCATAACGTACATCTTCAGTCTTCTCGACCATCATTAACGGGCCGGAAATGCTTGATATAGTTCTATACTCTCTAGGCAGCATTGTTTTCACCTCCGACGGGGATAATTGCGTTTATTTGCTCCTTGATAGTATCTTCGAGCTTGTCAATTTGTGATATATCTTTCTCTTCAAGATAGCGCATTCTTGCAATTTGTTCACGAACCGGCAAATTAAATAATTT
Above is a window of Synergistaceae bacterium DNA encoding:
- a CDS encoding V-type ATP synthase subunit B — its product is MLPREYRTISSISGPLMMVEKTEDVRYDELVEISLSNGEKRRGRVLEIESDRALVQVFEGTSGIENEDTKVRFLGKVLTLPVSKDMLGRVFNGRGEPIDGGAPLIAEQNLDINGMPMNPFSRDYPSEFIQTGISTIDGLNPMVRGQKLPIFSASGLPHNRMAAQIARQATVISGHEDFAVVFAAMGITFEEASFFMDDFRKTGALQRTVLYINLADDPAIERISTPRIALTAAEYLAFECNMHVVVILTDLTNYCEALREISAARKEVPGRRGYPGYLYTDLATMYERAGRLKGKSGSITQIPILTMPEDDKTHPIPDLTGYITEGQIILSRSLHRQGIYPPVDVMPSLSRLKDKGIGKDKTREDHADLMNQLFAAYARGKEAKELAVILGEGALSDEDKAFAKFSTVFEDKYIRQGEYENRTIKETLELGWNLLTMIPVKELKRIRDAYIEKYLNPLLAEKNKGDK